A stretch of the Flavobacterium aquiphilum genome encodes the following:
- a CDS encoding hybrid sensor histidine kinase/response regulator transcription factor, whose amino-acid sequence MYRKGFVLVYFVLSNLFGLNCLGQELFFEKISGQDIDPSTSIHGIAKDSIGYIWFGSWNGAYRYDGKTFNYYYHNSADSKSLPNNRIRNIVSDNKLGLWFLTFDHKYARFNYQLNTFSIVDSKGVPKVILSKLNCNSNELNKDRVVNGKRYYLSSHQLTSKNIDSGKEFHYVADISQPGSLLDDYITTYFIDDENIIWLGTRGGDIYKANPNRNPFELHYSYISKNGKTKLASVRAILKVRNEIWLGTDEGVLIYNSQGINYNHPFYRSNSKIDQVRTLFQDNKGGIWIGGVNGLEYYNPNTNQIKLIINKELNPRLQTWSVFAIEAFGNDMLWVGLYNGIARINLSNQAVVFYDLAKEISNHSVMDILIVDKNKLLLATEGNGLIQLTINNKGEVFNDTSFNSFRSGSAIKKKISQSIIYALHKDKNGAVWVGTSEGLYKIKLNSNPTQAENIQLQSEIPNTYISAITDDNEGNIWIAHKEGISRINANSAEISNYQKKDQYSSWRFLERALYKDVENNIIYFGAKNGYVTFNPKDIKTISKSNRLILRSLYVSSQEVIPMDTIWGRPILFKILSQTKSIQLDYENRSFTIELASFNYRDSRKEVYEYKLEGYEDNWIKTTNNKISFNKVPPGNYTFKVRLVSNSGNVPVTQLNIDVSAPWYGSWWFRTLFLLMVVAGIYWVFKEMLYRDRLKNEIKQERLNTERQEALTREKIEFFTNISHDLKTPLTLIVDPLKRLQANKVPAEDKELYFSMIDRNIKNLTKLIYQILDFRKSETGKLKLNASSRNFNAFAKECHATFQFIAEKRNIKFELHLDEELTYCYLDFEKTEQIIINVLSNAFQYTPDGGKISFSIGLNEEKSSIKIVVEDNGVGIEASELKKIFEPFNTVGASPFYGYSSGIGLSLARNLIAFLNGSISIESELNKGTKLLIDLPYQVAEEDSIASISAESNSLNGYKNESHEGIISTDSNNSKPTLLIVEDNPDVQIYLKKELSKDYFLIQEYDGKKGLEAAIKHIPDIIVSDIMMPEMEGTLLGKKLKSNENTSHIPLIFLTAKGSDNDQIEGYNLGAEAYVMKPFNVDVLNAQIKSVLENRMILQNRLAGIKEINQLQQEVPDLDNQFLEKVIEKITRHIEETDFNSEELAKVLGISQRQLYRKLKGISGNTVHEFIIKVKMNEAEKLLKNSDLSVSQIAYKVGFSEPSNFSRTFSKYFGCSPSQYGK is encoded by the coding sequence ATGTACAGAAAAGGATTTGTATTGGTTTATTTTGTACTCAGCAATTTGTTTGGACTAAATTGTTTGGGACAGGAACTCTTTTTCGAAAAAATTTCTGGTCAGGATATAGATCCCAGTACTTCCATTCATGGTATTGCCAAAGATTCCATAGGATATATTTGGTTTGGGAGTTGGAATGGAGCTTATCGATATGATGGCAAAACATTCAATTATTACTATCACAACTCTGCAGATAGTAAATCACTACCTAATAACAGGATTCGTAATATTGTTTCAGACAATAAACTTGGACTTTGGTTTTTGACATTCGATCATAAATACGCCCGATTTAATTACCAGCTAAATACCTTCAGCATTGTTGATTCTAAAGGTGTTCCAAAGGTTATTTTGTCAAAATTAAATTGTAATTCCAACGAATTAAATAAAGATAGAGTCGTTAACGGAAAACGCTATTATCTGTCGTCACATCAGTTGACTTCAAAAAATATTGATTCAGGAAAAGAATTTCATTATGTCGCTGATATAAGCCAGCCGGGAAGTTTGTTGGACGATTATATCACGACCTATTTTATTGATGATGAAAATATCATTTGGCTTGGAACCAGAGGAGGTGATATTTATAAAGCAAATCCAAACCGCAATCCATTTGAACTTCATTATAGTTATATTTCTAAAAACGGTAAAACCAAACTGGCCAGTGTCAGGGCTATACTTAAGGTAAGAAATGAGATTTGGTTGGGAACAGATGAAGGTGTTCTTATCTACAATAGTCAAGGAATAAATTACAATCATCCTTTTTATAGATCGAATAGTAAAATTGATCAGGTGCGGACTTTATTTCAGGATAACAAAGGAGGTATCTGGATAGGTGGCGTAAATGGGTTGGAATATTATAATCCAAATACAAATCAAATTAAATTAATCATCAACAAGGAGTTGAACCCAAGATTGCAAACTTGGTCGGTATTTGCGATAGAGGCTTTTGGGAATGATATGCTATGGGTGGGTTTGTATAACGGAATCGCCCGAATTAATTTATCAAATCAGGCTGTTGTCTTTTATGATTTGGCGAAGGAAATCAGTAATCACAGTGTTATGGATATTCTGATTGTTGACAAAAATAAACTGTTGTTGGCCACAGAAGGTAATGGACTGATTCAGTTGACTATAAATAATAAGGGAGAGGTTTTTAATGATACTTCATTTAATTCTTTTCGCTCAGGTTCTGCTATAAAGAAGAAGATTTCTCAAAGTATAATTTATGCACTTCATAAAGATAAGAATGGTGCTGTTTGGGTAGGAACAAGCGAAGGTTTGTATAAAATTAAACTAAATTCCAATCCGACGCAGGCTGAAAATATTCAATTACAATCCGAAATACCAAACACCTATATTTCTGCCATCACCGATGATAATGAAGGAAATATTTGGATTGCCCATAAAGAAGGGATTTCAAGGATTAATGCTAATTCAGCTGAAATTTCAAATTACCAAAAAAAGGATCAGTACAGTTCCTGGCGTTTTTTGGAAAGGGCACTTTATAAAGATGTAGAAAACAATATTATTTATTTTGGTGCCAAAAACGGATATGTAACCTTCAATCCAAAAGATATCAAAACGATTTCGAAGTCAAATAGGTTGATTTTGAGATCATTGTATGTTTCAAGTCAAGAAGTGATTCCGATGGATACTATATGGGGACGACCTATTTTATTCAAGATTTTGTCACAAACAAAATCCATTCAATTGGATTACGAAAACAGAAGTTTTACAATAGAGTTGGCTTCCTTCAATTACCGCGATTCCCGAAAAGAAGTTTATGAGTATAAATTGGAGGGCTATGAGGACAATTGGATTAAAACAACGAACAATAAAATTTCATTCAATAAAGTGCCTCCAGGAAATTACACTTTCAAGGTGCGATTGGTTTCAAATTCGGGAAATGTTCCTGTAACCCAACTGAATATTGATGTAAGTGCACCTTGGTATGGAAGCTGGTGGTTTAGAACCTTGTTTTTGCTTATGGTGGTCGCTGGTATATATTGGGTTTTCAAAGAAATGTTATACCGAGATCGTTTAAAAAATGAAATCAAACAGGAACGATTGAATACCGAAAGGCAAGAGGCTTTAACCAGAGAAAAAATTGAATTTTTCACCAATATTTCACATGATTTAAAAACGCCGCTCACGCTGATAGTTGATCCGTTGAAACGACTTCAGGCTAATAAAGTACCAGCTGAGGACAAGGAACTATATTTTTCGATGATTGATCGGAATATAAAGAACTTAACGAAGTTGATTTATCAAATTTTGGATTTCCGAAAGTCAGAAACAGGGAAGTTAAAATTAAATGCCAGTTCCCGTAATTTTAATGCTTTTGCAAAAGAATGTCACGCTACTTTTCAGTTTATAGCCGAAAAAAGGAATATCAAATTTGAACTTCATCTAGACGAAGAATTAACGTATTGTTATTTGGATTTTGAAAAAACGGAACAGATCATCATTAACGTATTGTCCAATGCTTTTCAATATACACCGGATGGAGGGAAAATTTCCTTTTCTATAGGGCTTAATGAGGAAAAGTCAAGTATAAAAATTGTTGTTGAAGATAATGGGGTAGGGATTGAAGCATCGGAATTAAAGAAAATATTCGAGCCATTTAATACAGTGGGAGCAAGCCCTTTTTATGGCTATTCATCAGGTATTGGTTTGTCGCTGGCGCGAAATCTTATCGCTTTTTTGAATGGTAGTATTTCCATTGAAAGTGAACTCAATAAAGGGACAAAATTATTAATTGATCTGCCTTACCAAGTTGCAGAAGAGGATTCTATTGCTTCAATTTCGGCAGAATCTAATTCTTTAAATGGTTATAAAAATGAGAGTCATGAGGGTATTATTTCGACCGATTCTAATAATTCAAAACCGACTTTACTTATTGTCGAAGATAATCCAGATGTTCAAATTTATTTGAAAAAAGAGTTGAGCAAAGATTACTTTTTGATACAAGAGTATGACGGAAAAAAAGGACTTGAAGCCGCTATAAAACACATTCCGGATATTATTGTTTCGGATATTATGATGCCCGAAATGGAAGGAACGCTTTTGGGGAAAAAGCTAAAAAGCAATGAAAATACATCGCATATTCCGCTAATCTTTCTGACGGCAAAAGGTTCTGATAACGATCAAATTGAAGGCTATAATTTAGGTGCCGAAGCCTATGTAATGAAGCCTTTTAATGTGGATGTTTTAAACGCACAAATAAAGAGCGTCCTTGAAAATAGAATGATATTGCAAAATCGACTTGCCGGGATCAAAGAAATCAATCAGTTGCAGCAAGAAGTACCCGATTTAGACAATCAATTTCTTGAAAAAGTGATTGAAAAAATTACGCGACATATTGAGGAGACCGATTTTAATTCGGAGGAATTGGCAAAGGTTTTAGGCATTAGTCAAAGACAACTTTACCGTAAATTAAAAGGAATAAGCGGTAATACCGTTCATGAATTTATTATCAAGGTTAAAATGAATGAGGCAGAAAAACTTCTTAAAAACTCAGACCTAAGCGTATCCCAAATCGCTTACAAAGTGGGTTTCTCTGAGCCTTCCAATTTTTCGAGAACTTTTTCCAAGTATTTCGGTTGTAGTCCTTCACAGTATGGGAAGTAG
- a CDS encoding fasciclin domain-containing protein: MKRKLHHYLFVFSFLALFTNCSSDVYDEYYDRPDNLEPPIFQQLEAKGNFKNLTSLITKAGYKDILGKSGYWTMLAPNDDAFTKFFQEQGITDVSKIDDATASKIVRYALVYNAFRTERMSDYQSTIGWEVDNAFRRRTAFYDGFVTKTINGQPKVIVGSNRNNFNGSNYYVAGDNNNKYISYFTQEYFAAKNLSSYDFNYFYPSAKYTGFNILDSEVTEADIVAENGIIHATNKVQLPLVNLDQYLESKPQYSLFRDILEKNLVTYPFNQDATNAYHNFTGKSDNVYVKVYDQGLSFSPNNENYLKQADNDGQSQLYTLIVPEDAAMQKFINEILLKNYTYDKLPKYIFQDLINAHMVQNAVWPSKAATYNNALNENLRFNFNSDITEAKILSNGFFFGSKIVQKSNLFYSVYTSAYLDPKYTLATRLFNDGSGLKEMISNIKTKYTLFLPSDAKLRALGYDYDINHSYWVYTDPATSVVATGGNARTRLLRILYNGIIPTPNNELNNLSGSGIIRSGEQDLPGEYIKWNNNKVYAAGNESGGTTVNVTGYEDQQNGRTYYVDNLLQFTEEPQGLKIKRLSETAGSQYLSFFNYLKNSLIYDAASGKIQGVDLGTYYTFIVPNNAAIAKAVAAGNLPASPTTTLQGEKDLIADFIRYHILVNKTASDDGFTTGQVETLRKNDGEKTYITVQSTPGTLSFVDLKLNKANYIPAQSNNLADRSLIHLVDNYLTY; the protein is encoded by the coding sequence ATGAAGAGAAAATTACACCATTATTTATTTGTTTTTTCATTTCTGGCTCTATTCACCAATTGTAGTTCAGATGTATATGATGAATACTATGACCGCCCTGATAATTTGGAACCTCCAATCTTTCAACAATTGGAAGCAAAAGGTAATTTCAAAAACCTAACATCTTTAATAACCAAAGCTGGTTATAAAGATATCCTTGGGAAATCAGGCTATTGGACTATGCTTGCGCCAAATGATGATGCTTTTACTAAATTCTTTCAAGAACAAGGTATCACTGATGTGAGTAAAATAGATGATGCTACTGCATCAAAAATTGTTAGATATGCATTAGTTTACAATGCATTTCGTACAGAAAGAATGTCGGACTATCAGTCAACAATAGGCTGGGAAGTTGATAATGCTTTTAGGAGAAGAACTGCATTTTATGACGGATTCGTAACTAAAACAATCAATGGGCAACCTAAAGTAATCGTAGGTTCAAACCGAAACAATTTTAATGGCTCGAATTATTATGTTGCTGGGGACAATAACAATAAATACATCAGTTATTTTACACAAGAGTACTTTGCAGCAAAGAATTTAAGTTCTTATGATTTTAATTATTTCTACCCAAGTGCTAAATATACAGGATTTAACATTTTGGACTCGGAAGTTACCGAAGCTGATATTGTAGCAGAAAATGGAATTATTCACGCGACCAATAAAGTGCAATTGCCATTAGTTAACTTGGATCAATATTTAGAATCAAAGCCACAATACAGTTTATTTCGTGATATACTAGAAAAAAACCTAGTTACATACCCTTTTAACCAGGATGCTACCAATGCATACCACAATTTCACCGGTAAATCCGACAATGTATATGTAAAAGTATATGACCAAGGGTTATCATTTTCGCCTAACAATGAAAATTATTTGAAACAAGCCGATAATGACGGACAAAGTCAGTTATATACTTTAATTGTTCCCGAAGATGCAGCTATGCAAAAATTCATTAATGAAATTTTATTAAAAAACTACACCTACGATAAACTTCCAAAATACATTTTTCAAGATTTGATCAATGCCCATATGGTTCAAAATGCCGTTTGGCCATCAAAAGCCGCAACATACAATAATGCTTTGAATGAAAACTTAAGATTTAATTTCAATAGTGATATTACAGAAGCCAAAATTTTGAGTAACGGTTTCTTTTTTGGTAGTAAAATAGTCCAAAAATCAAATTTGTTCTATAGTGTTTATACTTCCGCTTACTTAGATCCTAAATATACACTTGCGACTAGATTATTTAATGATGGTTCGGGATTAAAAGAAATGATAAGTAACATTAAAACGAAGTACACTTTGTTTTTACCATCGGACGCAAAACTTCGAGCACTTGGATATGATTACGATATAAATCATTCCTATTGGGTATATACCGACCCGGCAACATCAGTAGTTGCCACGGGCGGTAATGCCAGAACTCGCTTACTGCGTATTCTATATAATGGCATAATTCCAACTCCAAACAATGAATTGAATAATTTGTCCGGATCAGGAATAATTCGTTCAGGAGAACAAGATCTTCCAGGAGAATATATCAAATGGAACAACAATAAAGTATATGCCGCAGGAAATGAATCAGGGGGGACTACTGTTAATGTAACTGGTTACGAAGACCAACAAAATGGTAGAACTTATTATGTTGATAATTTACTTCAATTTACAGAAGAACCTCAAGGATTAAAAATCAAACGTTTGTCTGAAACTGCAGGTTCTCAATATCTTTCATTTTTCAATTACCTAAAAAACTCACTAATATATGATGCAGCATCAGGTAAAATCCAAGGAGTTGATTTAGGAACCTATTACACTTTTATAGTTCCAAATAATGCTGCTATTGCAAAAGCGGTTGCTGCCGGAAATCTCCCTGCATCCCCAACAACAACACTGCAAGGGGAAAAAGATTTGATTGCTGATTTTATTCGCTATCACATTTTAGTAAACAAAACAGCCTCCGATGATGGTTTTACAACCGGTCAGGTAGAAACCCTTAGAAAAAATGACGGAGAGAAAACTTACATAACTGTTCAAAGTACACCGGGAACATTATCTTTTGTGGATTTGAAATTAAATAAAGCTAATTACATTCCGGCTCAAAGCAACAATTTAGCAGATCGATCTTTAATTCATTTAGTAGACAATTACCTCACATATTAA
- a CDS encoding SusC/RagA family TonB-linked outer membrane protein has product MRQQITSIIYRLTFAIIILAAFPVFSQQGNKTSLVLRGQILDSSDKLPIPGATIAEQDAENRTVNGTVSDIDGNFALKIKNPNNKLYISMIGYTSKRMPINGRESIKVMLVSTIESLNAVVITSEKKSDNGSGLKIADRDRTTSAVTINAAELAYTQAPSIDEALQGRMPGVDITATSGDPGAGMQIKIRGTSSITGSSNPLIVVDGMPYETSVPADFNFGTADEESYSALLNIAPTDIETITVLKDAAATAVWGSRAASGVLLITTKRGSVSTPKITYTFKATYSKLPETIPMLSGDQYSQLIPEEYMNRNGVPLNTLNVKEFQYDPLDVYNFKNYGQNTDWVGAISQTGLTGEHNLSLQGGGEKARYYSSVGYYNSKGVTKGTGLERLNGRLNLDYIVSDRIRFKTDISYTHTVTDRNYVNSFNDSDGDLLRGVAFTKMPNMSIYEYDEMGNLTPNYFTPAQNVQGLYPKTYNPVAMAELATNQQIGDRIVPHFNLQVDIIPKIFISVFDLQFDYNTTKSKSFLPQDATGRPFTETVVNRASDADAGESSVLTKTNFIYTPNIGKNQTLQASLQLQTNDYKYTTHQAMTSNTASSLLTDPSVPSRTQNSELFLYTNNSQARSVGALISAQYGLLDRYLINVGLRGDGNSKFGPENRYGLFPSISTRWRVSGESFMKKAKWIDDLSLRASYGESGRAPKYDYRYFNVYRNYTTDYLGLSGVFPANIELSNLRWETLQGTNLGFNLQMFKKKVTIDLDLYKNTTKDLIFPNVQISTVSGYNTLDQNVGTLENRGWELGVYTTPYKSNKWKVDFNFNISSNQNTVKEISEYFQTESGNTDKNGEYKRFLQVDNPFGSFYGYRFKGVYKDLEATKAKDANGNKVVGPNGQEVFMRFNYPNVDYVFQPGDAMYEDINHDGNIDSRDVVYLGNSNPKFVGGFGPNISYNNQFKLLLYFTYRLDYDIINGTDMKTTNMYDWSNQSTAVLSRWRNPGDVTNMPRAVYGAGYNWLGSDRYVEDASFLRLRSITFNYTFNKNFIKKLRLEDLNWYVTADNIYTFTKYKGQNPEANMKGGDIFAIAVDNASTPPTRRLTLGLSVRF; this is encoded by the coding sequence ATGAGACAACAAATTACAAGTATAATATACCGTTTAACATTTGCCATTATTATTTTGGCTGCCTTTCCGGTTTTCTCACAGCAGGGTAATAAAACATCTTTAGTTCTTCGTGGCCAGATTTTAGATTCTAGTGATAAGCTACCAATTCCTGGGGCAACAATTGCAGAACAAGATGCTGAAAATCGTACAGTTAATGGTACAGTGTCCGATATTGATGGAAATTTTGCATTAAAAATCAAAAATCCAAATAACAAATTGTACATATCTATGATAGGATATACTTCTAAAAGAATGCCTATTAATGGAAGAGAATCTATTAAAGTTATGTTGGTATCCACTATAGAATCCCTTAATGCTGTAGTTATTACTTCTGAGAAAAAGTCAGATAATGGTAGTGGATTGAAAATTGCTGACCGAGATAGAACGACGAGTGCTGTTACCATCAATGCTGCAGAATTAGCTTATACTCAGGCTCCGAGTATCGATGAGGCTCTACAGGGACGTATGCCTGGGGTTGATATTACCGCTACTAGTGGTGACCCGGGAGCAGGTATGCAAATCAAAATCAGAGGTACTTCTTCTATTACAGGATCTTCAAATCCTTTAATTGTAGTAGATGGGATGCCTTATGAAACTTCAGTTCCAGCAGATTTTAATTTTGGTACTGCCGATGAAGAAAGTTATTCGGCTTTATTAAATATTGCTCCTACTGACATTGAAACAATAACCGTATTAAAAGATGCGGCCGCTACTGCGGTATGGGGTTCGCGTGCCGCCAGTGGGGTATTATTAATCACTACCAAACGTGGAAGTGTGAGCACACCAAAAATTACTTATACATTTAAAGCTACATATTCAAAATTACCTGAAACAATTCCTATGTTGAGTGGAGATCAATATTCCCAATTGATCCCGGAAGAATATATGAATAGAAACGGAGTTCCATTGAATACTTTAAATGTCAAAGAATTTCAATACGACCCTTTGGATGTATATAATTTCAAGAACTATGGACAAAACACGGATTGGGTAGGTGCTATTTCGCAAACGGGTTTAACGGGTGAACATAACCTTTCTTTACAAGGAGGAGGAGAAAAAGCAAGGTATTATTCTTCAGTTGGTTACTACAATTCGAAAGGAGTTACTAAAGGTACCGGATTAGAGCGATTAAACGGTAGATTGAATCTCGATTATATTGTTTCTGACCGTATTCGTTTTAAAACTGATATATCCTACACTCATACCGTTACGGATCGAAATTATGTAAACAGTTTTAATGATAGTGATGGAGACCTTTTGCGTGGGGTTGCTTTTACCAAAATGCCAAATATGAGTATTTACGAATATGATGAAATGGGGAATTTAACACCTAACTATTTTACCCCTGCTCAAAATGTTCAAGGCTTATATCCTAAAACTTACAATCCTGTAGCAATGGCTGAACTAGCTACAAATCAACAAATAGGAGACCGTATTGTACCGCATTTTAACTTGCAGGTCGATATTATTCCTAAAATTTTTATCTCTGTATTTGATTTGCAATTTGATTATAATACTACCAAATCTAAATCATTTTTGCCTCAAGATGCTACAGGACGCCCTTTTACTGAAACAGTTGTAAACAGAGCCTCTGATGCCGATGCTGGAGAATCTAGTGTTTTAACAAAAACAAACTTTATTTATACGCCAAACATTGGAAAAAATCAGACATTACAAGCTTCATTGCAGTTGCAAACCAACGATTATAAATATACAACTCATCAGGCAATGACATCCAATACGGCTTCGTCTTTATTGACAGATCCATCAGTTCCATCAAGAACCCAAAATTCTGAATTATTTTTATACACAAATAATAGTCAGGCTAGAAGTGTTGGAGCATTAATAAGTGCTCAATACGGTTTATTGGATCGTTATCTTATTAATGTTGGTTTGCGTGGAGACGGAAATTCAAAATTTGGTCCGGAAAACAGATATGGTTTATTCCCTTCGATATCTACACGTTGGAGAGTCTCTGGAGAATCATTTATGAAAAAAGCGAAATGGATTGACGATTTAAGTCTTAGAGCCAGTTACGGGGAATCTGGTAGGGCACCAAAATATGATTATCGTTATTTCAATGTATATAGAAATTATACTACCGACTATTTAGGTCTTTCTGGGGTCTTCCCAGCCAATATCGAATTGAGCAATTTGCGTTGGGAAACATTACAAGGTACCAACTTAGGTTTCAATTTACAGATGTTCAAGAAAAAGGTAACTATAGATCTGGATTTATATAAAAACACAACCAAAGATTTAATTTTTCCAAATGTCCAAATTAGTACTGTTTCTGGTTATAATACATTGGATCAAAACGTAGGGACATTAGAAAATAGAGGATGGGAATTAGGAGTTTATACGACTCCTTATAAATCCAATAAATGGAAAGTTGATTTCAACTTCAATATTTCTAGCAATCAAAATACGGTAAAAGAAATCTCTGAATACTTTCAAACTGAGAGTGGAAATACAGACAAAAATGGGGAATACAAACGTTTCCTTCAAGTTGATAATCCATTTGGATCATTTTATGGATACCGTTTTAAAGGGGTATATAAAGATCTTGAAGCAACAAAAGCAAAAGACGCCAATGGCAATAAAGTTGTGGGGCCCAACGGACAGGAAGTATTTATGCGTTTCAACTACCCTAATGTTGATTATGTATTTCAACCCGGTGATGCTATGTATGAAGACATCAACCATGATGGAAATATTGACAGCCGAGATGTAGTGTATTTAGGAAATAGCAACCCTAAATTCGTTGGAGGTTTTGGACCGAATATAAGTTACAACAACCAATTTAAGTTGCTACTTTATTTTACTTACAGATTAGATTACGACATCATTAATGGTACCGATATGAAAACTACTAATATGTATGACTGGTCCAACCAAAGTACGGCTGTACTATCAAGATGGCGTAATCCAGGTGATGTAACCAATATGCCTAGAGCAGTTTACGGAGCAGGTTACAACTGGCTGGGTTCTGATCGTTATGTTGAAGATGCTTCTTTCTTACGTTTACGTTCTATTACATTCAACTATACCTTCAACAAAAACTTCATAAAAAAATTAAGGTTAGAGGATTTGAATTGGTATGTAACGGCTGACAATATATACACATTTACAAAATACAAAGGACAAAATCCAGAGGCGAATATGAAAGGTGGGGATATTTTTGCAATAGCAGTTGATAATGCCAGTACTCCGCCAACAAGACGTTTAACACTAGGGCTTTCTGTTCGTTTCTAA
- a CDS encoding RagB/SusD family nutrient uptake outer membrane protein — translation MQTKIKTILAIFILFVSATSCDNYLDLKPQDGIVREEFWKTKEDIQAAVVGIYSSLLNSPPGVAGDLPMSEYLFIYGELRGDMIAPGANVTEDERDMMNSNIIPANDLTSWSPFYRTINYCNTVIDLAPTVKDHDPTLSQDQLNHYLSEALAIRAYLYFTLARTFKDVPLKLTATLTDVDNFQLAATPQKDIFAQVIKDLKQAEAYSVQSYGDQASDKGRITLYAIEAMLTDVYLWTDNYQEAVTAADKVINSNKFKLIQTGSSTWFNTVYAKGNSEESIFEFQYTTSNLGPFYNIFSLRPEFLASANALEDVFGIDFTNPNNKDIRGEYASIVPGSNQIYKFIGLDNNTRKELQTADTHWFVYRYADVLLMKAEALAELNQGTEALKIIEDIRLKRKAIDMTAQVADPGNKYDVINYLMDERAREFAFEGKRWFDILRNARRNNYARMDILIDAAITNAPADQQQTIKAKLKDPNSHYLPINTYELYTNKALVQNPFYK, via the coding sequence ATGCAAACTAAAATAAAAACAATCTTAGCAATTTTCATACTCTTTGTCTCTGCGACATCTTGTGACAATTATTTGGATTTAAAACCTCAGGATGGAATCGTTCGTGAAGAGTTTTGGAAAACTAAAGAAGATATACAGGCTGCTGTTGTCGGAATTTATTCCTCTTTGTTAAACTCTCCTCCTGGAGTAGCCGGTGATTTGCCTATGTCTGAATACTTATTCATCTACGGAGAATTAAGAGGAGATATGATAGCTCCTGGTGCCAATGTTACCGAGGATGAAAGAGATATGATGAATTCCAATATTATTCCCGCTAATGATTTAACAAGCTGGTCTCCTTTTTACAGAACCATTAATTATTGTAACACAGTAATTGATCTTGCTCCAACTGTAAAAGATCACGACCCGACTCTAAGTCAAGATCAATTAAATCATTATCTTTCTGAAGCTTTGGCAATAAGAGCTTATCTGTATTTTACATTGGCTCGTACTTTTAAAGATGTGCCTTTAAAATTAACAGCTACATTAACCGACGTAGATAATTTCCAATTAGCCGCTACTCCTCAAAAAGACATTTTTGCTCAAGTCATAAAGGATCTTAAACAGGCAGAAGCCTATTCCGTTCAAAGTTATGGAGATCAAGCATCAGACAAAGGACGCATCACTCTTTATGCTATTGAAGCGATGCTTACCGATGTGTATTTATGGACCGATAATTATCAAGAAGCGGTAACTGCTGCTGATAAAGTAATTAATTCCAATAAATTTAAATTGATACAAACTGGAAGCAGCACTTGGTTTAATACAGTTTATGCCAAAGGAAATTCAGAAGAAAGTATTTTCGAATTTCAATATACTACAAGCAATTTGGGTCCATTCTACAATATCTTTTCACTAAGACCTGAATTTTTAGCTTCAGCTAATGCTTTAGAAGATGTTTTCGGAATTGACTTTACTAATCCTAACAATAAAGATATTCGAGGAGAATATGCTTCAATTGTACCGGGATCTAACCAGATTTATAAATTCATTGGACTAGATAATAACACCCGAAAAGAATTACAAACCGCAGATACACACTGGTTCGTATATCGTTATGCTGATGTGTTGTTGATGAAAGCCGAAGCACTTGCTGAGTTGAACCAAGGAACCGAAGCCCTAAAAATTATTGAGGACATTCGATTAAAACGTAAAGCAATTGATATGACAGCTCAAGTTGCAGATCCTGGAAATAAATATGATGTGATCAATTACCTAATGGATGAACGTGCACGTGAATTTGCATTCGAAGGAAAACGCTGGTTTGATATTCTTAGAAATGCAAGAAGAAACAATTATGCTCGAATGGATATATTAATTGATGCGGCTATCACAAATGCTCCGGCCGATCAACAGCAAACAATTAAAGCCAAACTAAAAGATCCAAACAGTCACTATTTACCAATCAATACGTATGAACTTTATACCAATAAAGCACTTGTACAAAACCCGTTTTATAAATAA